One window of the Nitrospirota bacterium genome contains the following:
- a CDS encoding MarC family protein: MIASAVAFLVLLNPFALFIYLQPVMRELSRKDFMKVLFNASVVSLLIFEFFAVGGEFFFDRILQIRFEAFRIFGGVIIFSFAFMYIIHGRRSLIDMKEDLDDLASEIALPFMIGAGTISLSILMGHHFRPVKSFVLLAVILSLNYLIILGLMYARQQFSTQLKVAFDKLMETSLRLNGFFVGAIGLNMIITGVNNLYF, from the coding sequence ATTGCCTCGGCAGTGGCTTTCCTGGTCCTTCTCAACCCCTTCGCCCTGTTCATATACCTTCAGCCCGTCATGCGGGAGCTGAGCCGGAAGGACTTCATGAAGGTCCTGTTCAATGCGTCCGTCGTCTCGCTGCTGATATTCGAGTTCTTCGCCGTCGGGGGAGAGTTCTTCTTCGATAGAATTCTTCAGATTCGGTTCGAGGCCTTCCGCATCTTCGGCGGGGTCATCATCTTCTCCTTTGCCTTCATGTACATCATACACGGGCGGCGGTCCCTCATCGACATGAAAGAGGACCTGGACGACCTCGCCTCCGAGATAGCCCTTCCTTTCATGATAGGGGCCGGCACCATCTCGCTGAGCATCCTCATGGGACACCATTTCAGGCCGGTGAAGAGCTTCGTCCTTCTCGCGGTGATTCTCTCTCTCAATTACCTCATCATCCTCGGGCTCATGTACGCGCGGCAGCAGTTTTCCACGCAGCTCAAGGTGGCCTTCGACAAGCTGATGGAGACCTCCCTCAGGCTCAACGGCTTCTTCGTGGGAGCCATCGGGCTGAACATGATAATTACGGGCGTGAACAACCTGTACTTCTAG
- the rpiA gene encoding ribose-5-phosphate isomerase RpiA, which produces MRKTEELKREAACYAVRFVRDGMRVGLGHGSTTWYALEELGRLLKEGALTGIVGVPCSEEVQEHAGGLGIPLGGLDEHPELDLTIDGADEVSPDMGLIKGGGGALLREKIVAQASRREIIVVDEGKLSPRLGTRHPVPVEVVPFGWRGQAAFVRSLGGRAALRQGEAPFRTDQGNFILDCDFGPMDDPRGLAVRLERRAGVVEHGLFLDLATDVVVAGEGGVRHFGRGEKVVL; this is translated from the coding sequence GTGAGGAAAACGGAGGAGCTCAAGAGAGAGGCGGCGTGCTACGCGGTGCGCTTCGTCCGGGACGGGATGAGGGTGGGCCTGGGGCACGGGAGCACCACCTGGTATGCCCTGGAGGAGTTGGGACGCCTTCTCAAGGAAGGGGCGCTCACGGGCATCGTGGGCGTGCCGTGCTCCGAGGAGGTCCAGGAGCATGCCGGAGGGCTGGGCATTCCCCTGGGCGGTCTCGACGAGCACCCGGAGCTGGACCTCACCATAGACGGAGCGGACGAAGTCTCCCCCGATATGGGCCTCATCAAGGGGGGCGGCGGAGCGCTCCTCAGGGAGAAGATCGTGGCCCAGGCGAGCCGGCGGGAGATTATCGTCGTGGACGAGGGGAAGCTCTCCCCGCGCCTGGGCACGAGGCACCCGGTTCCGGTGGAGGTGGTCCCCTTCGGATGGCGGGGGCAGGCCGCCTTCGTCCGCTCCCTGGGGGGGCGGGCGGCACTCAGGCAAGGGGAGGCTCCTTTCAGGACGGACCAGGGGAACTTCATCCTGGACTGTGACTTCGGGCCCATGGACGACCCCCGGGGGCTCGCCGTGCGGCTTGAGCGAAGGGCCGGGGTGGTGGAGCACGGCCTTTTCCTGGACCTTGCCACCGACGTGGTCGTGGCCGGGGAGGGCGGGGTGCGCCACTTCGGCCGGGGCGAGAAAGTCGTCCTTTAA